TCATATAACAGTCTCACACATTATATACTATGGGagtggagaaagaaagagacaggaTTAGAAcaagggagagggaggggggggttcCCTCTCCTACGGGGAAAACATAAATAGACCGGAGCAGTGTTATGGCAATGGATTTGCAATAATACGGTTGTATGTTGTGCTCAGATCCGCTTTATTTGGGTCAAGCACATGGAAAGCGAATGCTTCTTAGATGTCGCTGCTTACCGTTTGGAAGCTTGTTACTGTTCTCCATCAGCCATGCGAACAGGCTGGCAAAGTTGCAGTTGCACACCCAGGGGTTGCCCTCTAGCCTCACCGCCCGCAGGGAGGGCAACTGACTCAGCGCCCCCACCTGTAGCGTGGACAGTGCGTTGCGCTCCAGTTCCAGTTCTCTCAGAGAGGTGAGGCCGAGGAAAGCGTCCTCGTTCACCATGCTCAGGTACGGGTTGTTGCCCAGCCGTAGTTTGATCAGGCTCCGAGACTCCCCGAAAGTCCCCTTGGGGATTTCAGTCAGATTGTTGCTGCCCAGGTCCAGGAAGACCAGCCTGGAAGAGGTGCTGAGGGTCCCCGGTTCTATTTGGGAGAGGGAGTTGTTCCGGAGGTCCAGGTAGACCAAGTCACTGTACAGAACCAGGAAGTCCGAGGGGATGCGGGGTATCCAGTTGTCGGACAGCAACAGCCTGCGCACATCCAAGGGGATCGCTTTGGGTAGACGGGTCAGCCCACGTCCGCTGCAGTCCACAGTGTGAGGATCTGGGCACATGCAGGATGTTGGGCAGTTCACCCCCCGGGTCCATGAGACAGAGGACAGCAAGATGAGGATAAGTTGGAGCCAGCAGACACATGGCAACATGGTCAAGGGGGTGAAATGAGTTATGGGGGAAAGAGGCTCGGGGTGAGGGTGAATGGGAGAGTTAGGGTGGGGGTAGAGAACAACAGGGTGAGGGTCAGAGGGCAGGAGATCAGGACAAGGGAGGGGAAGGGGAGAGTGAAAAGGGGCGGATGGGGATCAATCCTCGAGTGGGAGCATCCTGCCGTTGTAGAGATGGAAATCTGGAAGGGCTCGGGAATTGCGAGGAGGCAGACCGGCGGTGAAAACTGTTCTCCGGGAGATCATGTAGCAAGCTGCTCGCATGGAAAAGCAGACTGCCTGCTTTGAAGGAGCGAAGAGAGGGAGATAGTAAACAGTAGGGAGCGGAAGGGCAAGAGAGACAGAGCTTAACAGAAAGGGGAGGGTGGCTTAAGAGAGGTAAATAGACACGAGCGAGCTGGGAGTGATGAGAAGCCAGGGGCACAGACGAGGGAGAGGGGGGTTGAGGAGGGGGCTCCGTCCGCCACGCTACCCCACGGTTGATCTGGCGGCAGTGACAGATGAAGACAATAGGGTCTCCGGCACAAAAGGATATATGAAGCTGTGATTCAAGCATGACAAGCAGAGAGTAACGTCATTGCATCCCTCCATTAGTCCCAGGTCTCTGTGCAGAAAAGCCTGACGGTCtgaaacgagagagagagaatctcACAGTACATCGCTCATGTGTGTGGTAAGGTTGTCCCCCACCCCTCCTTATTATTCCCTCTCTATCTCCCAATGCAGCTGCAACATGCTGTCCAGCACCTGTTTCAAGGCTGCGTTGCCGTGCAGAGAATCCAAACGTCCAGGCAGGAGCCTCATGGATGTAGATcgcagtgctgagctgcacacAGCCATGCCAGTCCGACGACTGCCTCTGAGTCTACCGCGGTTTATCTCGTGCCCTCTCCCCTTCTCCTTGATTCCAGGGAGGCGTGCCTGAACCACGCTGTCAACATGTGATGTCACTTCCCATAGTGTCAAGAAATGACGATCAGTTGTATCTGGAAAAATCAGAAATATGGAAGACATCTATCTATGATGCTGTTACAGTCGCCTTGCCTTTCTATTCACCTGCTTTGTAATCCATTGACAATAGCAAGTCGGTACTTAGACGGTAAGCCTCACCGGTTCAACAATTATTATGGGGGCATTATTGTAGCAGAACtatttgcaaatgtgtgtggaGAGTTGTTAATATCAAATGTTCGCATTCACAGTTTTGTcaacacatttacagatttgtctacCCATTTACAAATCTGATTAATCACACACTGAGATTCTGAATACACATTTGCAGATTCCTGTACACAATCACAATTCTCAGTGCGCATTTAGAgattattttacacatttacaaatctgatGCACACATGGATTGAGATACAGTTACAACTCTCCACAAACATTTGCTCCAATAATGGCAACATACAGCCTGTCCTTTGGAAAAGCTTCCTTAGTTGTGTCTCCAAATGGAAAAATTGTGACCTGTTAAAATATACAGCATTAACCTTTATCCCtgtatatttacttatttattccaGCATTAGCACACATGTTTTGGTGTAGGAGCAAAAATGCCGTAACAGACCACCAGTCCACTTGAAAATGATCTTTATGTTAATAGATCTGCCTTTCCATTCATGTATTTTTATGACCTTAACATTTTGGACGGTAAAACAGAGGTGATATGAGACTCAAACTATAATGGAGAGAAGACGATTAATTCAGAATGTGTATTGAATTTCCCAGATGGGATTTGCTTCAACAAGTAAATGCAATCAGACCGAGGTTGTTGCAGGGAGTCGGCAAATTAGACCTGCGAAGACAAGGGCAGCGTGAAATTTCTAAGTAGTGTTGCCATGGATGGTAATTGTGGATTTCCAAGTAGACAACATATTCACAATGCAAACGTAATACATTAACAAGTTACACACATATTATATTTAAGTGAACATTATAAACACCTGCACTTCACAACAATCAGGAAAATTGCAATAACATCTAAGTCACTTCATCACAGGTAAACTAATAATACCACTCCTTCCTCGAGGCGGTCCACTCAAGTCAGATGAGTCTGCAGCTTCTGTGATGTTTACTTTGTGTCACAGAGACGATAGCAGCTCTTTCATCAGAGTCAGCATGTATCAGCcgaacaacaataaaagctgagCTGGCTTC
This portion of the Sebastes fasciatus isolate fSebFas1 chromosome 1, fSebFas1.pri, whole genome shotgun sequence genome encodes:
- the lrrc38b gene encoding leucine-rich repeat-containing protein 38 — protein: MLPCVCWLQLILILLSSVSWTRGVNCPTSCMCPDPHTVDCSGRGLTRLPKAIPLDVRRLLLSDNWIPRIPSDFLVLYSDLVYLDLRNNSLSQIEPGTLSTSSRLVFLDLGSNNLTEIPKGTFGESRSLIKLRLGNNPYLSMVNEDAFLGLTSLRELELERNALSTLQVGALSQLPSLRAVRLEGNPWVCNCNFASLFAWLMENSNKLPNGVEGMECSLPMDGRRVSLTQLSKDSFRECQASLTLTDLLIIIFSGISVSVVAIMTSFFLASTVHCFQRWSKGTKGDEEESEE